The following proteins are encoded in a genomic region of Candidatus Bathyarchaeia archaeon:
- a CDS encoding RuBisCO large subunit C-terminal-like domain-containing protein: protein MDGKSAMGTGIKGGASDAILRELMYSSPEAVDPEEHIIATYFVEGSKPLEKIAEEIAIECSTGTWTPVGYETLEVRERYGAKILRIMGTGGSGFIEIAYNASNYDPEIGGIANLLSDIAGNLFDMNIVDKVKLMDIWLPSHWARAHPGPKFGIEGVRELAGAEDGRPLIGAIMKPNLGLDTRTYAKLAYETALGGLDFIKDDEALVNPKYCPLFDRLSAVMEALDKARQETGKKVLYALNITHRADEILELADRAIEGGANHLMVCMTYAGYGAIQALAEDPSINVPIHVHRCGHGAFTRDPKHGIESALMSKLARICGADELHVGSRTGKFIFDALDARKCIAAMKAPWEGFKRTLPVIAAGISPANLGANFEVAGRDALFLAGGGIHGHPDGSTAGAKAMMQAARALIEGRPLEEAAKSHRELARALEWGGRPSA, encoded by the coding sequence ATGGATGGGAAGAGCGCGATGGGGACCGGGATCAAGGGAGGGGCTTCCGATGCGATTCTCAGGGAGCTCATGTACTCGAGCCCAGAGGCCGTGGATCCGGAGGAGCATATAATAGCCACCTACTTCGTTGAGGGATCTAAGCCCCTCGAGAAGATCGCCGAGGAGATAGCGATAGAATGCTCGACCGGGACTTGGACGCCCGTTGGATATGAAACGCTTGAGGTGAGAGAGAGGTACGGGGCCAAGATATTGAGGATCATGGGGACGGGTGGATCCGGGTTCATAGAAATAGCCTATAATGCCTCAAATTACGATCCGGAGATCGGCGGGATAGCGAACCTCTTGTCGGATATAGCGGGCAACTTATTCGATATGAACATAGTGGATAAGGTGAAGCTGATGGACATATGGCTCCCGAGTCATTGGGCGAGGGCCCATCCCGGGCCCAAGTTCGGGATAGAGGGCGTCAGGGAGCTGGCGGGCGCGGAGGACGGTAGGCCATTGATAGGGGCCATAATGAAGCCAAACTTAGGGTTGGATACGAGGACGTACGCGAAGCTGGCATATGAAACGGCGCTCGGCGGATTGGATTTCATAAAGGACGATGAGGCCCTCGTCAATCCCAAATATTGCCCGCTCTTCGATAGGCTCTCCGCCGTCATGGAGGCCTTAGATAAAGCGAGACAGGAAACTGGGAAGAAGGTCCTATACGCGTTGAACATAACCCATAGGGCGGATGAAATATTGGAGCTCGCGGATAGGGCCATCGAGGGCGGGGCAAACCACTTGATGGTTTGCATGACCTACGCAGGATACGGGGCCATCCAAGCCTTGGCCGAAGATCCGTCGATAAACGTCCCGATCCACGTCCATAGGTGCGGCCACGGAGCCTTCACGAGAGATCCAAAGCACGGGATCGAATCGGCCTTGATGTCGAAGCTGGCGAGGATCTGCGGCGCCGACGAGCTCCACGTGGGGAGCAGGACCGGGAAGTTCATATTCGACGCGCTAGATGCGAGGAAGTGCATCGCGGCCATGAAGGCGCCTTGGGAAGGCTTCAAGAGAACCCTGCCCGTCATAGCGGCCGGGATCTCCCCAGCAAATCTAGGAGCGAACTTTGAGGTTGCCGGGAGGGATGCGCTCTTCTTGGCGGGTGGCGGGATCCATGGGCATCCGGATGGCTCCACGGCCGGGGCGAAGGCCATGATGCAAGCGGCTCGGGCCCTGATTGAGGGAAGGCCTTTGGAGGAAGCGGCCAAATCCCACAGGGAGTTGGCCCGTGCCTTGGAATGGGGCGGGAGGCCCTCGGCCTGA
- a CDS encoding HAD family hydrolase: protein MIRNVFFDLIYTLVHFDMESHSQRCCEILSELGRVEPRRYAEEFRRAWVGYSERRIEGDESFYSQILSGLGLPFRRDLVPALREAYMDSLSLYRDSIWALKDLLGRYKLGLITNGVSSWYERVLEKFSLKGYFDSIIISSAVGCRKPCRRIYEAALESLNAKAEESFFISDEYEEDLLPAMGIGMRVCLLNRGGGPAPGPVAVARDLLEALALIG from the coding sequence TTGATAAGGAACGTATTCTTCGATCTGATCTACACGCTCGTGCACTTTGATATGGAATCGCACTCACAAAGATGTTGCGAGATCCTATCCGAGCTCGGCCGCGTGGAGCCGAGGAGGTATGCGGAAGAGTTCCGGAGGGCTTGGGTTGGATATAGCGAGCGTAGGATCGAGGGCGATGAATCCTTCTATTCCCAAATCCTAAGCGGGCTCGGGCTCCCCTTCAGGCGTGATCTCGTCCCGGCCCTGAGGGAGGCGTATATGGATTCTTTGAGCCTCTACCGGGACTCCATATGGGCTTTGAAAGACCTCCTTGGGCGTTACAAGCTGGGCCTAATCACCAACGGCGTATCCTCTTGGTACGAGCGCGTTCTTGAGAAATTCTCCCTTAAGGGATATTTCGATTCCATAATAATATCTTCCGCTGTGGGCTGCAGGAAGCCCTGCAGGAGGATATATGAAGCGGCCTTGGAATCCCTCAACGCCAAGGCCGAGGAGTCGTTCTTCATCAGCGATGAATACGAGGAGGACCTGCTCCCGGCGATGGGGATCGGGATGAGGGTTTGCCTCCTGAACAGGGGCGGAGGGCCCGCCCCGGGCCCCGTTGCCGTAGCGAGGGATCTCCTTGAGGCGCTCGCCCTCATAGGGTGA
- a CDS encoding fumarate hydratase C-terminal domain-containing protein, with amino-acid sequence MKAIGMGREVRLRTPLEEDAIRDLGIGDIVYLDGKAFAIAYAFQFQRALDELNSGKSLPMDFGGSAILHFPTCFKEEGGRWRIVYFGPTTSSKFNKVTPEFVRRFKIRAIVGKGGMDDAVMAAMREVGCVFLQAIGGCSVIYTKGVDEITNVYWQERHWTYAVVELKLRDFGPLIVTMDAKGRRLGKEERGP; translated from the coding sequence ATGAAGGCGATCGGGATGGGGAGGGAGGTTAGGCTGAGGACCCCGCTTGAGGAGGACGCGATCCGAGATTTGGGCATAGGGGATATAGTCTACTTGGATGGCAAGGCCTTCGCCATAGCCTACGCCTTCCAATTCCAAAGGGCCCTCGATGAGTTGAACTCCGGAAAATCGCTCCCGATGGATTTCGGAGGATCCGCGATCCTTCACTTTCCCACATGCTTCAAGGAGGAGGGCGGGAGATGGAGGATCGTATACTTCGGCCCCACGACTAGCTCCAAGTTCAACAAAGTAACGCCCGAGTTCGTTAGGAGGTTTAAGATCAGGGCCATCGTGGGGAAGGGGGGAATGGACGATGCCGTCATGGCGGCCATGAGGGAGGTCGGCTGCGTATTCCTCCAAGCCATAGGGGGATGCTCCGTCATATATACCAAGGGCGTCGATGAGATAACGAACGTTTATTGGCAGGAGAGGCATTGGACCTATGCCGTGGTGGAGCTCAAGCTAAGGGATTTCGGCCCATTAATCGTTACAATGGATGCGAAGGGCAGGAGGCTCGGGAAGGAGGAGCGGGGGCCTTGA
- a CDS encoding DUF86 domain-containing protein: MGNEIISSLGLRRPERYRDVPVILAEAKVIPEGFAESVASMIGFRNLLVHDYALIDVAPVYEFIQRRVRDFEEFSRYIAEWLRAAPNRLGD, translated from the coding sequence ATCGGCAATGAGATAATATCCTCCCTCGGGCTCCGAAGGCCGGAGCGCTATAGGGATGTCCCCGTCATCTTGGCGGAGGCGAAGGTCATCCCGGAGGGCTTCGCCGAGTCTGTCGCCTCGATGATAGGCTTCAGGAACCTCTTGGTGCATGATTATGCCCTGATAGATGTGGCCCCAGTATACGAGTTCATCCAGAGGAGGGTTCGCGATTTCGAAGAGTTCTCGAGATATATCGCCGAATGGTTGAGGGCCGCGCCGAATCGATTGGGTGATTAA
- a CDS encoding nucleotidyltransferase domain-containing protein, translating into MKAYFEREGCVLVYLIRLKEQRNAIADSDIDIAFLLAEPPRGSLELYLRLSDELSKMLREEVDLIILNEAPPLLKHQVIKHGRVIYCRDGRARVEFEARAKTNIWISAERLRGMTNAS; encoded by the coding sequence TTGAAGGCCTACTTCGAGAGAGAGGGATGCGTCCTAGTTTACTTAATTCGGCTCAAGGAGCAGAGGAATGCCATCGCGGATAGCGATATCGATATAGCCTTCCTCTTGGCCGAACCCCCTCGGGGTTCGCTTGAGCTCTATCTCCGCCTGAGCGATGAGCTCTCGAAAATGCTGAGGGAAGAGGTCGACCTCATCATCCTCAACGAGGCCCCTCCGTTGCTCAAGCATCAGGTGATAAAGCATGGGAGGGTGATTTACTGCAGGGATGGAAGGGCGAGGGTCGAGTTTGAAGCGAGGGCCAAGACGAATATCTGGATTTCAGCAGAGCGGCTGCGAGGTATGACGAATGCCTCCTGA